In Lycium ferocissimum isolate CSIRO_LF1 chromosome 11, AGI_CSIRO_Lferr_CH_V1, whole genome shotgun sequence, a single genomic region encodes these proteins:
- the LOC132038372 gene encoding uncharacterized protein LOC132038372 — protein MEAVVAAAISSSSDGSQEVLELDVNRLYLDVVGGEKKRRVYGLESQGLTMYEDQNSTTSRNLSAVTDRIAQERIKLLEEEMLRMRENQERILQERVEAEAQQRVAREVLLLRQQSDDRFKSMEERWTRMMSEMALSSRS, from the coding sequence ATGGAGGCTGTGGTGGCTGCTGCTATTTCGAGCTCATCAGATGGGTCGCAAGAAGTGCTAGAACTCGATGTAAATCGCCTGTACTTGGATGTCGTGGGTGGAGAGAAAAAACGACGTGTGTATGGATTGGAATCTCAAGGTTTGACTATGTACGAAGACCAAAATTCTACCACTTCACGCAATTTATCTGCGGTGACTGATCGTATTGCTCAAGAGCGCATCAAACTGCTTGAGGAAGAGATGTTGCGTATGAGAGAAAATCAAGAGAGGATTCTTCAAGAGCGTGTAGAGGCGGAGGCGCAACAACGCGTAGCGCGGGAGGTCTTGCTTTTGAGGCAACAAAGTGATGATCGGTTTAAGTCTATGGAGGAGCGATGGACCCGTATGATGAGCGAGATGGCGTTATCTTCTCGCTCATGA